A single genomic interval of Orcinus orca chromosome 19, mOrcOrc1.1, whole genome shotgun sequence harbors:
- the GIP gene encoding gastric inhibitory polypeptide — MLAMKTFSLLLVSLLLALVLGEKEEGHSRFHTKAGGSQPRAPRYAEGTFISDYSIAMDKIRQQDFVNWLLAQKGKKSDWKHNITQREARALELAHQSNRKEEARAQQGSLPKNPSDDGLLKDLLIRELLSWIVDQMELCRLRFQ; from the exons ATGCTGGCCATGAAGACCTTCTCTCTGCTGCTGGTGTCCCTGCTCCTGGCATTGGTgctaggagagaaggaagaaggtcACTCCAG gtTCCACACTAAGGCTGGCGGCTCCCAACCACGAGCCCCCAGGTACGCTGAAGGCACTTTCATCAGTGACTATAGCATCGCCATGGACAAGATCCGCCAACAAGATTTTGTGAACTGGCTGCTGGCGCAGAAGGGGAAGAAGAGCGA CTGGAAACACAACATCACCCAGAGGGAGGCCCGGGCCCTAGAGCTGGCCCATCAATCTAACAGGAAGGAGGAGGCAAGGGCGCAGCAGGG CTCCCTACCCAAGAACCCCAGTGATGACGGTTTGCTAAAGGATTTACTGATTCGAGAGCTGCTGTCCTGGATCGTGGATCAGATGGAGCTCTGCAGGCTCAG GTTTCAGTGA